GTCTAAAAAACAATTTGCAGATATCCAAGTCAGATCTGAAGCCTTGACTCTACAGGAGCTGCAAAGAAGAGCAGCATGGGAAACTTTTAGACCTCCAGAGATAGAAATTACTTCCTCAGAGTCTCAGAGTGTGAGTGTTACACAACCCTGCTCACTGGGTGGAAGTGTCCCTGTTACTCCACCAGGAGGGGTTAGGGACCATCTGGCCCTTCACAACTGTGTAAATAACATCTAAATAGTCACTCAAAAAAGTGGcttcttgattttattttagaatACTTATTTTTGTCTGAGAATAATGGTTAACTCTTTATTTAACATCTAAGGAACTGGACACTAATGCATTGAGGCAGCTGTGCTGTCCACACAGCACTTGAATATTATGTGAAGCTTGTATTTACGTGGCCTTTTAACAAGTTTTTGCATAAAACCCTTTCAAGCCATTTagtgaaaagaaaatatggAGACTGGTTTTATAGActagaataaaaagaataatgcAGAGCCGATTTTGAAATTATTGGCCAATGCTGTCATTGCATATACTTAACAGTAGATGTTTTAGTCAAATTACAGTCAATAACTAATTGATGATCTGCAGTGCAAAGTAGCTCTGGCTTTGTAGCACGAGCAACAAAGCTGAGATAATGTTTTATGGACAAAGTGGATTTTTCTTGGCTGTGGTGCCAAAGacaatgcaaaaataatgtGGTGCTCCACTAGAGCATCAGTAGTACAAAAACAGGTTAGTTTCCAACCTCTTCGCAACAGCAGAACATGAAGACATGAGGTGACCACGGCTAAGAGCAGACAAAGTTTCTCAGGCCATAAAGAATGAATGGACCAAGTGGCTTTCTTGACTTTCTTCCAGTGTAAATGCATATTAATGTTACAGCAGGTAAAGACAGTATTAACAGCATATTTATAGCATATTTGGTATTGCAGCTTGTTTTGCGGCACCGTGTGGAGCTGTGAGGATATGGCAGTCAACATGGAGCGCAAAATTCATGCTTGAAATGTGATCCGCATACTCAACTGGTGGTCAGTGTTGGACTTTTACGCCAAGTATGATAGGAAATAAATGACCTCCCTCCTAGCCAGTATGAATGAATCCATTATTAAAAAGACCCACTAcatgaattcaaatgaaaagGCCGGTGTTCAAAAGGCACTTGACTTTGTTCTGGCACAGTAGGAACATATAAATAACAGTATaatatatgtatcaatatatatcaATAGCGTGCAGGTTTGTGGGGCAGTGGTTGGCCATTAATGTTAGTTTTACCtaacataaaacataatataCACTCTAGCTTTGTTAAAAATCAATGTCACCATGAACCTAGATGCCTGATCCAATGTAATCCATTCCTATTTTGCACACCAGTATTTTACAGAGGGATAACTAAAACTGCTTCCCATTGCTGGGGAAACCTAACATGCGCATTTGCTCCTATCTGAGCCTTCTGAGATGGGCGGGCTGGTGGGTCCATTAGCTCGGACAGTCCCGTCGGGGATCCAGGACTTGTCCACACACCGCTCCATCCTCTTCATGATAAGGTCCAGCAAGACGTCCACGGCATGGCCAACGTTCTGCCCATTTGCTGCACTCGTCTCAAAGTAAGGGATTCTGCATGGAAGAGAATTCACAATTAGagacacacatttgcatgaGAACAGGCATTTcaactttcatcaaaaaaagaaaaatgcagtgtACTCCATGCTTAATGAACAACTACTGAAATACATATTAAATCTCATTTGCTAAGTTTATAGGTTTTACAAAATGTAGCCCAACCAAATCCCTTtcttaacaataataataatgaaataattatgttGGACTGataatataatacattttatgcTGCAGTTACAAACTTTGACTTACAAATCCTTTCCAATCATTCTGTATTCATTTAAGGTGTGTCTAAAAGGGCCAGGAGCAGGATATTTTATACACGTGTACAAATATTTGCCTTTCGAGGAGGACCAATCTAGTCTGACCTTCTCCCGCACAAACAATGCAGCCACTGCCTTCTTGACAAACGTTTCAGGGAGAGGTTCATGTACAGATGGATACAAGCTGACACATACCCATACTTCTCTGCCAGCTCACGGGCCTCGTCTTCACTGACTGCCCTCTGATCTCCCAGGTCGCACTTGTTTCCACAAAGAACAATGTCTGGATTTTCACAGTATGCATGGATCTGTAACTGGCCTGTGAAACACAACCAGCAATTCATCATGTATTTAGCCCAGTTTTACACTTAGTAGATTAGAGCACAGCTGCTGTAACCCAAAGGACCTGGACttgagagaaaacaaataaagggTCATTTGTCCGAGGGGTTTTTTGCAgggctggaaaacacacagtctGACGAAATTTTGCAGGTTACAAAGTTAGCAGTTCCACCTTTTGGTGCATAGTCTAAATACCTATGCAAACTATGGAAGACATTTACAAGACATGACGAAATCAAGGCTATTCTGCACACTTGCTTAAAAGCTGTACTATGTTTTGTTCCATGACATAAAAAACCTTAAGTAACATTACCTTTGTGAATTTTCTCCTTCAACGGGGAGCTGAAGTCAGCGTCAACCCTGCTGGCTCTGATTCATGCCTGTCTAATCCAGCATGTTGCTGACTATTTGATGTAAGCACACCACCAACTGTATGGCTCCCATTCTGAAATATGTGGTAGACTAAAGTGATGTTCATTCCTTGGCCTGATTTCAGAGGAATTCAATCAACAGAATTTAAGATTACATATTTTTGGATGTAAACGTATTTAGTTTGAATTGTTTTAGGTACACTGTATCACTGTGGAAATAATTGATTTATCCCATAGGCTGTAATACACCTTTACTAGTGACACTGATAATAGCAGacccctggctctgttagacctaaatgggaccttaattaatgtcattactaAACCCTGGGTttccctgctgtttcatgtcaattGTCTGCAGTGAAAAAGGTCTATCACAACTAATAATTACAAGTAGTAAGCAGTGAACAGTTTTTCCCATTTACTGTGGCTGTTTTATAACATGCATACATCGTAAATACACAGTCTTGTCATTAATCTTTCCCTCCCCTGTACAAAATTGTTTAAGCCTTGTAACTACTTATGTAACTCCTGGTACCTAAaataattttgctttatttagtTGATATAAGACATGGCCCCCATGTCTACAGAAAATGATGCCAACCACCTAGCtgctaatcctaaccctaaaaatgttaaaaagggACTACAacatttgtttgttgtatttttgtcgCTGCTAGCAACAAGCAATTGGAACAGAACTTACTAATCACTAATGGGAACACAGTAACTATAGCTATACAAATAATAAGTATAATAACTATTCATGCTCAGATATTCAATGTTATGGCAGATGATTCACATTTATTTAGCAAAACTCAATATTAAAAGTTACACAACAATCAAAAATCGCAAATGTGATGGTAGTAGATATAGTTTAACCCCTGAAACTGAATGTAGTATATCTCTTGGGTATTTCTTCAGCACAGttcttatttatgttattttctgaaaagctatttacatttttcatgagGATTTAGGACTGCCAAGCAAATGGTGGTATGCAAAATCCCAGGTATAAGTAAATATTGGAGCGCTTCAGTGCACATGGAGGCTTATTTAGGAGGTAAAATGGTGTTTCATACAACAGTCTGTGCCTATCAACTTTCATGTGTACTGTCAAGGGTGTTCAAGCCAGATCAGAATCCACACCTGCTCATTTAAGCGTCTCTGTGGTCAACAAGAATTAAAAAGGTCAAATTCTCTGTCTGCACCGCATACCTGGCAAAAAGAAATGTCCATATTATGTGATAAATGAGGACATACTCATCCAGTTTCTGACGTTAAGGAAACTTTGCTCATTCGTAAGGTCGAACAGCAACAGGAAACCCATCGCATCCCTGAAGAAAGCAGTTGTCAAACTCCGAAACCTGAAaccatacaggaaaaaaaagcacttcaTGAGGAACGCCTTGTAAAGCAGCTACAACAAACAACTACGACAAACAACTCAAGACTGGTGAGCGTGAGAAAATGGCAGGAGAAGAGATCAGTTCAGGTACCTTTCCTGTCCTGCCGTGTCCCACAGCTGAATGTGGATCTTCTGTCCTCTGCCAGACGCTCCTTCATTTGACTTGTAAAGCTGGGAGACATAGAGACAAGAGATGTCTTCTCAAACAAACTGGGTCTTCTTTGCACTCCATTTAACACAGAGgtcacaaagaaatgaaaaattactAGTTCATCCTGCTGCTTAATGTTCTATGtcattgtgtgtttatttaacaatagtCCCACAAGCAATAGTTTCTTGTATTTTCATTAGGGCTGTGTGATAGACAAAAATCAGATGTCACATTTCCTTTGACCAAATACAAAGACAACACATAAGGCAATATCCAAATCCCATATGATATCTATAGTCTCATAATATCAGTATCTCACAATATCAATTTAATATCGACACATTACCCAGCATTAATATTTCCATGAAAATACCATTTACTGCAATACTTTTACTTTGTGGGGAGCAAATTACTTGTAGTGGGGACATCACAGTATAAGAGCAAGTGAACATGATAATTCTGACCAGTAGTGCCATCACAGATGGATTTTAACAATGAAAGGCAGTTAAGATATCTCTGGCTGCTTTGACGACACAGAATAATCACGTGCCATGCTTCACTCACCAGAACGTTTCATAGTAAAATGCATTGTTTCGCTTTAAACAGAAACTGTTTGAACTTGATTCAGTTTGACTGCTATATCATTAAGTTTTACAGGAAGACAAAGCATTGCAAAAGGACTAACTCAATATTTATCAATGCACAGTTAAGCTATGATGAAGCTTGTGTTAAGCTATTATATATATTGCAAGCCAGAGGTCAGTTGCATCAGTGAGTAAACACCAAATACCGTATTGCTCTGGTGCTTGCCATTATGGTATTGAGTGTTTATTCTTAAGGAGGGTGCTACCGCTCAGCAACATTAGTCATCCTCCAAGCAGATGCCTTTCTCAACACTCATCAGTAGTCTTTTGTTGCAAGAGTTTTGCTTAATGCATTGGGAATGCATTTAAGCTCCTAAACATGTTTCTACCACACTGAAACCAAGATATGGGGAAAGTGGAAaacatgcatgcttttttttttttttttatatcagacTTATTCATCTATGCACAAACTCACTAGTTGAATAGCTCCTCaagaagtttgaaaaaaaaaaaaaaaaaaaaaaaaaaacagggacacCCAACAATTCAAAATGCAATGCAACTCGAGCGCGAGAGGTCAACGTACCACTCGCTTTTCTCTGAAGTC
This DNA window, taken from Myripristis murdjan chromosome 3, fMyrMur1.1, whole genome shotgun sequence, encodes the following:
- the rab27a gene encoding ras-related protein Rab-27A → MSDGEYDYLIKFLALGDSGVGKTSFLYQYTDGKFNSKFITTVGIDFREKRVLYKSNEGASGRGQKIHIQLWDTAGQERFRSLTTAFFRDAMGFLLLFDLTNEQSFLNVRNWMSQLQIHAYCENPDIVLCGNKCDLGDQRAVSEDEARELAEKYGIPYFETSAANGQNVGHAVDVLLDLIMKRMERCVDKSWIPDGTVRANGPTSPPISEGSDRSKCAC